A part of Oncorhynchus clarkii lewisi isolate Uvic-CL-2024 chromosome 17, UVic_Ocla_1.0, whole genome shotgun sequence genomic DNA contains:
- the LOC139371142 gene encoding transmembrane protein 183A-like, whose translation MPKKGNRKRLKFRAGDVCSESVTVADFANADPAVVKSGRVKKAVANAIEKEVKMLCGLEGSQGSVQEVFSSAATLTGDTLESSDDLDPGEDGENEAKQARKKKNKRRKECSECSEGEDYTVDIWLVLASYIRPEDVCTFALICRNAWTVTCTAAFWTRLYRRHYSLDTHLPFRLQPDSIARKRCLRARVIRSLFHLYEPFSSRVSLNPALPESTPTTLLNSKCLLFWVNKVVGTRPDPMWEFNFKFVKPAVRCKGGNATRGLLLPRQYEEVHANPDSDCYLLQVTTLNFIFTSVVMGMTLALFNINVSTDMRHHRVRLLFQDSPPQRGRRGEQGGTQVVLDPVHSVRLMDWWHPQYPSSPYI comes from the exons ATGCCCAAGAAAGGGAACCGAAAACGGCTGAAATTTCGGGCCGGGGACGTCTGCTCGGAGTCAG TGACAGTTGCTGATTTCGCCAATGCCGACCCAGCCGTTGTGAAGTCGGGGAGGGTAAAAAAGGCCGTTGCCAATGCAATTGAAAAAGAAG TGAAGATGTTGTGTGGGCTAGAGGGGTCGCAGGGTTCCGTACAGGAGGTGTTCTCGTCAGCAGCCACCCTCACCGGAGACACCCTGGAGAGTAGCGACGACCTCGACCccggggaggatggagagaacgaGGCCAAACAGGCCCGCAAGAAGAAAAACAAGAGGAGGAAAG AGTGCAGCGAGTGCAGTGAAGGGGAGGACTACACAGTGGATATCTGGTTGGTGCTGGCTTCCTATATCCGTCCAGAGGATGTGTGTACGTTTGCTCTGATCTGCAGAAACGCCTGGACCGTCACCTGCACTGCTGCCTTCTGGACCAGACTATACAGGCG ACACTACAGTCTGGACACTCACCTGCCGTTCCGTCTGCAGCCAGACTCCATAGCCAGGAAGCGTTGTCTACGGGCTCGCGTGATTCGCTCCCTCTTCCACCTGTATGAGCCATTCAGCTCACGTGTCTCCCTGAACCCCGCCCTCCCAGAGTCCACGCCCACCACACTACTCAACTCCAAG TGTCTGCTGTTCTGGGTCAATAAGGTTGTGGGCACTCGACCTGATCCTATGTGGGAGTTCAACTTCAAGTTTGTGAAGCCG GCGGTGAGGTGTAAGGGTGGTAATGCCACCCGGGGTCTGCTGCTGCCCCGTCAGTATGAGGAGGTCCATGCCAACCCAGACTCAGACTGCTACCTGCTGCAGGTCACCACCCTCAACTTCATCTTTACCTCCGTCGTCATGGGGATGACCCTCGCCCTG TTCAACATCAACGTGAGCACGGACATGCGTCACCACCGAGTGCGCCTGCTATTCCAGGACTCTCCCCCCCagcgggggaggaggggggagcagGGGGGGACACAGGTGGTGCTGGATCCTGTACACAGCGTGAGACTCATGGACTGGTGGCATCCGCAGTACCCTTCTTCCCCCTATATCTAA